The following DNA comes from Phytohabitans rumicis.
CGGCACTCGAAGCTCTCGAATCCGCGCTCCCCGAGCGGCGTGTCCTCCTCGACACCCTCGTTCACCGCGGTCCGCACCCCCGTGAGGTCCCGGACCTCCTCCTCGGTGAGCAGGTCGCAGACGTCCTGCGCGGCCACCTTGCCGGCCGGGTCGAGGTCGTCGTCCGCGACCCGGCCCAGCGCCCGCTCGGCGAGATCGGCGCAGGTCTCCGCCGCCCAGCGGCCGCCGTCGGCCACGTGCCGGCATTGGATGCCCAGGCTGCGGCCCTTGTCCGCGAACACCAGCGTCTTGCCCTCCCCGGTGCCCGGGTTCCCGTCGAACGCGAGCGTGTCGCGCACCCAGGGCTCGTCCCGCGTGTCCAGCGAGCCGTAGTCCGCGACCAGGTCCAGGGTCCGCGCGGTGCGCAGCTCCACCACCGCATCGTCGGTCTGCCCGGTACCTTTCCACCGGCAGGTGGTCAGGTCGGTCCCGGTGACCCCCGATTCCTCCACCACCGGCACGCCGAACGCCTCCTCCACCTCGTCCTCGGTGAGCAGGTTGCACGGCCAGCCGATGGACTGCTTCTCCTCCTCGCCACACGCGGCCAGCGCGCCCACAAGCGCGAGCAGGCAGGCCGCCGCGAGCATCCGTCTCACCATCCACCCTCCCGGATCCGCCCCCGCGTTCCCGGAATGATGCCCGCCCTCCCCCGCCCACGCCCCCACCCCCGGACAAGGTTGGACAACCTTGAACACCCCGCGCCGGGCGCCCGCCTCTCCCCGCCCCCGCGCCGCCCGCGCGCGCCGCCCGCCCGCGCCGCCCGCGCCACGCCACCCGCGCCGCCCGCCTCTCCGCGTCGATCAAGGGCATACGGCTGTGCTTTGATCTCCGATCCACGACCGTTTGCCCTTGATCGACGCGGAATCCCTTGATCGACGCCGAGCTCGGCCGTCGGCGCGCCGCTAGCTGGGCTTGCGGCGGGCGGCGCGCCAGGCGCGGATGCCGAGGACGCCGACGGCGGTGCCGATGGCCAGTGACGCGCCGATCAGCAGCGCGTGTACCCACAGGAAGCTGGTCGGGGTGCCGTCGCCGACCCGGCCGGTGGACCAGGAGCGGCCGTCCTTCCAGATGGCCAGGGCGAACCGTGGCCAGATGACCCAGGTCCACACGCCGACGCCGGTCAGGAAGGCGGCCCAGCCGCGCGAGATGGTCATGGTGCCCCTACTGGATGTTCTTCAGCACGTACCCGGCTTTCGGGCACTCCCGCTTCAGGGTGACCTCCGCCGGCGCGGTCAACGCCGCCAGGGTGTTGAACTCCGCGAACGTGGTGAACGTCGCCGCCTTCGCCGCCGACGCGGAGAGGCTGGTGAGCGCGTCCTTCAAGACGGGGTCGGCGACCTTGCCGGCGGTGTCCGCGAAGGTCGCCGAGGTGCTGGTGAGGAGCGGTTCCAGCGCCGCGAGCGCCTGGGCGACGCCGGCCTTGTCGCCGCTGCGCTCGGCCGCGACGCCGGCCCGGATGTGCTCCTGCGACAGCTCGTCGAGGTTCCGGTACATCAGGTCGGCCGTCTCGCAGGCCACCGCCGGGGTGAACACGCCCTCAAGGTCCATCTCGGTGCCGTCGAGCGGCTCGCCCGCGGTCGTCGCGGGGGCGGCGGGCGCCGGTGTGGTGGGGTCCGCGGCCGGGCTCCGCGCCGGGTCGGAGCAGGAGGCGGCGAAGACGAGGCAGGCCAGGGTGAGGGCAAGGGTGCGTCGCATGAGGCTCTTTCCGTGTGAGGGTGCCCCGCGACTCTAGATGATCTATTCGAGGGGGATCGATCAAGGGATTCCGCGTCGATCAAGGGCAAAGGGTCGTGGATCGGAGATCAAAGCACGGCCGTTCGCCCTTGATCGACGAGAAGAGGGGCGGCGACAAGAGGGGCGGCGAGGAGAGGGGGCGGCGCGGTGGCGCGGGACACACGCGCTGGGGCGTCCTAGGAGGCTAGGTCAAGGGAGGGAACCATAGCTAGGGCGGATCACTGTCATGTCGAGGAAAGAATTCCGTAACACAAGTGAGGGCTGTTTCACTCGCAGCACCCCACCGGGGGCCCAGCCCGAGCGGGCTGACGTGACCTCCCCCTGGAGTGATCCATGAACCGACACATGAGATTGCGCGCGCTCGGCGCGCTTGTTGCGGTGAGCACGGCCCTGCTGGCGGGCTGCTCGTCCGCGGACTCCTCGACGGAGGGTACGGCCAGCGGCTCGACGAACTCCGCGGCCGCGGCGGCGCTGACCGCCGCGTACCAGGGAGTCACCGGCACGCCCCCGACGGTCGCCACGAAGCCCAAGTCCGGCGTCAACCTGTGGGTGGTGTCCTGCGGGCAGCAGGTGCCGTCCTGCGCCACCCCGGTCGCGGCGGTGCAGGAGGCCGCGAAGGCGCTCGGTTGGGAGAGCAAGATGTGCGACGGCCAGCTCAACCCCGGCGGGTGGGGCAACTGCATCCGCCAAGCCGCCAGCGCCAAGGCCGACATCATCATCCCGGTCGGGATCGACTGCGTGTCGGTGCAGGCGCCGATGCAGGAGGCGGTCGCCGCCGGCTCGAAGATCATCGGCGGCGGGGGCGCCGACTGCGACGCCGCCGGCGGCCAGAAGCTGATGGCCAGCGAACGGCTGCAACTGGACAAGGTCTCGATCAAGGACTACTGGAAGCTCAACGGCAAGTTGCAGGCGCAGTGGCTGATCGGCCGCACCGGCGGCAGCGCCAAGGTGCTCCTGCTGACCTTCACCGACCCGCTGTGGGGCCCGTGGATCACCGAGGGCTTCAAGGAGGAGTTGGCGACCTGCTCCGGCTGCTCGATCGCGACCACCCTGGAGATCTCCAACAACGACATGGCCGGCAACGCCATGGCCCAGAAGTTCTCCACCGCGCTGCTGCAGAACACCGCGGTCAACGCCATCTCGATCCCGGTCGGCGGCTGGATGCAGGCGGGGCTGTCGCAGTCCATCCAGTCCTCCGGGCGGGCCACCCAACTGTCGGTCTCCAGCGGGTTCGGCGACGCCTCCACAATGGACCTGATCCGCACCGCCGGCTTCGCGTTCGGCGCCCTCGGGTACGCGTCGGCGTGGGGCGCCTACGGCTCGGTGGACACCGCGATCCGGGTGCTGAACGGCGAGACGCCGCAGGTGCAGGGCGACGGTTTCCAGATGGTCGACAAGGACCACAACCTGCCGGCATCCGGGGACTACGAGGGCGGTGTCGACTTCAAGGCGGCGTACCGCAAGCTCTGGGGACTCGGCTGAGATGTCCGGGGACGTGCTGGTCCGGCTGACCGGGCTGTCGAAGTCCTTCGGTCCCACCAGGGCGTTGGACGGTGCCGAGCTCGCCCTGCGCGGCGGCACCGTGCACGCCCTGCTGGGCGGCAACGGGTCGGGCAAGTCCACCGCGATCAAGATCCTGGCCGGGGTCTACCCGGCGGACGCGGGCACCATCCACGTCGGTACCGCCGAATGGGCCGCGGACGGCTGGTCCGCCGCGGCCGCCCGGCACGCGGGGCTCCGCTTCGTACACCAGGATCTCGGCCTGTTCGACTCGCTGTCGATCGCGGAGAACTTCGCCCTGGACGGCGGCTACCCGACGACCAGGCTGGGGTCGGTGCGCTGGCGGCAGCTCGACCGCCGGGTGGCCGCGCTGCTCGACCGCTTCGAGATCGCCGCCACCCCGGGTACGCCGGTGGGCGGCCTGCGTCCGGCCCAGCGCACCATGGTCGCGATCGCGCGCGCCCTGCAGGACCAGGAATCCGAGAGCGCCGTCCTGGTGCTCGACGAGCCGACCGCGACGCTCCCGGCGCACGAGTCGGAACTGCTCCTGGCGGCGATCCGGCGCCGGGCCGAGCTAGGCCAGACCATCCTGCTGGTCAGCCACCGCATGCCGGAGGTGCTCGCCACCGCCCACGACTTCACCGTGTTCCGCGATGGGCGCACGGTGGCCACCCTGGTGGCGGCCGAGCCGACCGAGCAGCGGCTGATCGCCCTGATGACCGGCCAGGAGATCGCTGCCACGGCGCCGGACCCGCAGGTCTGCGCGGCGCAGCACGACGGCGCCGCCGCGCTGCGGGTCACCGACCTGGCGGCCGGCCCGCTGCGGGGCGTGTCGCTCACCGTGGCGCCCGGCGAGATCGTCGGCGTCACCGGCCTGGTCGGCAGCGGGCGGTCGTCGCTGCTGCGTACGGTCTTCGGGCTGCACCCGCCGCGCGCCGGCGACATCTGGATCGACGGCCGGCGCCAGCGCGGCACCGAGGACGTCCGGGCCCGGATGGCGCAGGGCGTGGCGTACGTGGCTGAGGACCGGGTCGCGGAGTCGTCGTTCGCCGAGCTGACCGTCCGGGAGAACCTGTCCGCGTCGGTGCTGCGCATGTTCTGGCGGCCGCGCGGCATGGCCACCGCCGACGAGCGGGACAGCGCCGAGGCCCTGGTACGCCGGCACCGGGTCAAGGCCGGATCGGTGGAGAGCGCCTTCTCCGCGCTGTCCGGCGGCAACCAGCAGAAGGCGATCCTCGCCCGGTGGCTGCGCCGCGAGCCCCGCCTGCTGTTGCTGGACGAGCCGACCCAGGGCGTCGACATCATGTCCCGCGCCGACATCTACCGCACGATCCGCCGGTCGGTGTCCACCGGGTGCGGGGTGGTCGTCGCCTCGTCCGACTTCCTGGAGCTGAGCACGCTCTGCGACCGGGTCGTGGTGCTGGCCGGCGGGCGGATCGCCGCCGAACTGCGCGGGGAGCGGCTCACCCCGGAGCACCTGACCGCCGCCACCCAGTCCTCGGTCCTGTCGACAGGAGTCCCGTCATGACGCAAAGCCGGCTCAACCCGCGGGCCCTGGCCGAGAGCTACGCGCTGCTGGCGCTGCTGGTCGTCCTGGGCGCGTTCTTCGCGGTGCTGCCCAGCAGCCGCGACGTGTTCCTGTCGATGCCGAACCTGTCGGTGCTGCTGGGCAACCAGGCCACGGTGGCGCTGCTGGCGCTGGCCGCGATCATCCCGCTGGTCAGCGGCTACTTCGACTTCTCGCTCGGCGCCAACGCGGCCACCGCGACCGTGCTGTGCGCCGGGCTGATGTCCCGCCACGGCGTACCGCTCGCCCTGGCCTGCGTGCTGTGCGTGCTGCTCGGCGCCGTCATCGGGCTGGTGAACGGCGTCCTGGTGACCCGCTACCGGCTCAGCTCGTTCGTCACCACGCTCGCCGCCGCCACCCTGCTCGGCGGGATCATCCAGTGGTACACCGGCGGCCAGACCATCCTCGCCGGCATCTCCCCCGGGCTGGTGCGGTTCGGCTCGGCCACCCTGTTCGGCATCCCGCGGGTGGTGTACGTGGTGCTGCTGGTCGCCGCGCTGCTGTGGTACCTGCTGGCGCAGACCCCGTACGGCCGTTCGCTGTACGCGATCGGCGCCAACCCGCGCGCGGCGACGCTGGTCGGCATCCGCTCCGACCGGTACGTCACGGTCTCCTTCGTGCTGGCCGGGACGATCGCCGCCGTGGTCGGCATCCTGCAACTGGCCCGCACCGGCAGCGCGACCGCGGACAGCGGCACCAGCCTGCTCTTCCCGGCCCTGGCGGCGGCGTTCCTCGGCGCGACCGCCGTCCGCCCGGGCTTCTTCAACGTGATCGGGACGCTGATCGGGGTGCTGTTCGTCTCGGTGGCGGTCAGCGGGCTGACCCTGGCCGGCGCCCAGGCGTGGGTCAGCCCGGTCTTCAACGGCGCCGCGCTGCTGGCGGCGGTCGGCCTGTCCACCTACCTGGGCCGCCACCGCGGCCGAGCTGGCTAGCCGGCGTCCTCTAAGCCGACGGCAACCGAGTGGAGCAGGGCGCGGAGCCAGCGGCCGGCGGGGTCGTCGACGCGCCGCGGGTGCCAGTGCGCCGCCTCGGTGATCTGCACCGCCGGCACCGGCGTCTGGGCCACCGCCAGGTCCAGGATGTCCATGCACCGGCGGGCCAGCCGGTACGGGACGAAGGCGCACAGTTCGGTACCGGTGATGGCGTACGGCAGGGTGAGCAGGCTCGTCACCGTCACCTGGACGGTCCGCTCGGCCAGGCCGTACCGCTCGGCGAGCACCTCCAGGGGGCGCTTGACCGGCCCCGCCGCGGCGAACTCCGCCACCGCGTGCGGCATCTCCCGCAGGTCGTCCAGGGTGAGCGCGCCGTCGACCAGCCGGGGGTGGT
Coding sequences within:
- a CDS encoding ABC transporter permease, producing the protein MTQSRLNPRALAESYALLALLVVLGAFFAVLPSSRDVFLSMPNLSVLLGNQATVALLALAAIIPLVSGYFDFSLGANAATATVLCAGLMSRHGVPLALACVLCVLLGAVIGLVNGVLVTRYRLSSFVTTLAAATLLGGIIQWYTGGQTILAGISPGLVRFGSATLFGIPRVVYVVLLVAALLWYLLAQTPYGRSLYAIGANPRAATLVGIRSDRYVTVSFVLAGTIAAVVGILQLARTGSATADSGTSLLFPALAAAFLGATAVRPGFFNVIGTLIGVLFVSVAVSGLTLAGAQAWVSPVFNGAALLAAVGLSTYLGRHRGRAG
- a CDS encoding sugar ABC transporter substrate-binding protein encodes the protein MRLRALGALVAVSTALLAGCSSADSSTEGTASGSTNSAAAAALTAAYQGVTGTPPTVATKPKSGVNLWVVSCGQQVPSCATPVAAVQEAAKALGWESKMCDGQLNPGGWGNCIRQAASAKADIIIPVGIDCVSVQAPMQEAVAAGSKIIGGGGADCDAAGGQKLMASERLQLDKVSIKDYWKLNGKLQAQWLIGRTGGSAKVLLLTFTDPLWGPWITEGFKEELATCSGCSIATTLEISNNDMAGNAMAQKFSTALLQNTAVNAISIPVGGWMQAGLSQSIQSSGRATQLSVSSGFGDASTMDLIRTAGFAFGALGYASAWGAYGSVDTAIRVLNGETPQVQGDGFQMVDKDHNLPASGDYEGGVDFKAAYRKLWGLG
- a CDS encoding sugar ABC transporter ATP-binding protein; translation: MSGDVLVRLTGLSKSFGPTRALDGAELALRGGTVHALLGGNGSGKSTAIKILAGVYPADAGTIHVGTAEWAADGWSAAAARHAGLRFVHQDLGLFDSLSIAENFALDGGYPTTRLGSVRWRQLDRRVAALLDRFEIAATPGTPVGGLRPAQRTMVAIARALQDQESESAVLVLDEPTATLPAHESELLLAAIRRRAELGQTILLVSHRMPEVLATAHDFTVFRDGRTVATLVAAEPTEQRLIALMTGQEIAATAPDPQVCAAQHDGAAALRVTDLAAGPLRGVSLTVAPGEIVGVTGLVGSGRSSLLRTVFGLHPPRAGDIWIDGRRQRGTEDVRARMAQGVAYVAEDRVAESSFAELTVRENLSASVLRMFWRPRGMATADERDSAEALVRRHRVKAGSVESAFSALSGGNQQKAILARWLRREPRLLLLDEPTQGVDIMSRADIYRTIRRSVSTGCGVVVASSDFLELSTLCDRVVVLAGGRIAAELRGERLTPEHLTAATQSSVLSTGVPS
- a CDS encoding SCO4848 family membrane protein; translated protein: MTISRGWAAFLTGVGVWTWVIWPRFALAIWKDGRSWSTGRVGDGTPTSFLWVHALLIGASLAIGTAVGVLGIRAWRAARRKPS